In Sceloporus undulatus isolate JIND9_A2432 ecotype Alabama chromosome 7, SceUnd_v1.1, whole genome shotgun sequence, one DNA window encodes the following:
- the LOC121936393 gene encoding solute carrier family 2, facilitated glucose transporter member 5-like: MEKGSKTTLTPVSRNTRLTLVLALVTLIAAFGSSFQYGYNVSVINSPYLLMQDFYNETYMERNGKYMDEDLMTLLWSLTVSFFPLGGFFGSLLVGPMVNKFGRKGTLLINNIFSIIPAILMGSARAAKTFEVIIACRIIIGICAGLSSNVVPMYLGEMSPKNLRGASGVVPQLFITIGILAAQILGMRMILGNFEGWPILLGLTGVPAALQLVLLPFFPESPRYLLIQKGDEAGARKALKRLRGWEDVDDEIEEMRQEDQAEKAEGRMSVITLFTYQGLRWQLISIIVMMMGQQLSGVNGVYYYADKIYKSAGVEENNVQFVTVGTGAVNVVMTFLAVFIVESLGRRILLLVGFGICCVACAILTVALNLKAISWMPYLSIACVISYVIGHAVGASAIPSVMIIEMFLQSSRPAAFMVGGSVHWLSNFTVGLVFNYMEKGLGPYSFLIFCGVCLVTVIYIFIVVPETKNKTFVEINQSMAKRNGIEVANKEELTDFTAISVPYSKKVEVERNSTL; encoded by the exons ATGGAGAAGGGCTCCAAGACGACGCTGACCCCCGTGTCCAGGAACacg AGACTGACCCTTGTCCTTGCTCTGGTGACATTGATCGCTGCCTTTGGATCGTCTTTCCAGTATGGATACAACGTTTCGGTGATCAATTCTCCGTATCTG CTCATGCAAGATTTTTACAATGAAACCTACATGGAAAGGAATGGGAAATACATGGACGAAGACTTAATGACCCTCCTCTGGTCTCTCACGGTGTCGTTCTTCCCGCTCGGCGGCTTCTTCGGGTCACTTCTGGTGGGACCCATGGTGAACAAGTTTGGCag gAAAGGCACCTTACTGATCAACAATATCTTCTCCATCATTCCTGCCATCCTCATGGGAAGCGCCCGGGCGGCAAAGACCTTTGAGGTGATCATTGCTTGCCGCATCATCATCGGTATCTGCGCAG GCCTCTCTTCCAATGTTGTTCCCATGTATCTTGGAGAGATGTCTCCCAAAAACTTGAGGGGAGCCTCAGGGGTGGTACCACAGCTCTTCATCACCATCGGGATCCTGGCCGCCCAGATTTTGGGTATGCGGATGATCCTGGGAAACTTCGAAG GCTGGCCAATACTGTTGGGTCTCACTGGGGTGCCAGCCGCACTGCAACTTGTCCTGCTCCCATTTTTCCCGGAGAGCCCCCGATATCTGCTGATCCAGAAAGGAGACGAAGCCGGTGCCAGGAAAG CTCTGAAGAGGCTGCGAGGCTGGGAGGATGTGGATGACGAGATAGAAGAGATGCGGCAAGAAGACCAGGCGGAGAAAGCCGAGGGGCGCATGTCTGTGATCACGCTTTTCACATACCAGGGTCTCCGGTGGCAACTTATCTCCATCATCGTGATGATGATGGGACAACAGCTCTCCGGCGTGAATGGG GTTTACTACTATGCGGACAAAATCTACAAGAGCGCTGGGGTGGAGGAGAACAACGTTCAGTTTGTCACCGTAGGGACAGGGGCTGTCAACGTCGTCATGACTTTTCTAGCG GTTTTTATTGTCGAATCTTTGGGCCGGAGAATTTTGTTGCTGGTTGGTTTCGGGATCTGCTGCGTGGCCTGCGCTATATTGACCGTCGCTCTGAATCTCAAG GCTATATCTTGGATGCCGTACCTCAGCATTGCCTGCGTCATCTCCTATGTCATTGGGCATGCCGTTGGAGCAA GTGCCATTCCAAGCGTGATGATCATAGAGATGTTCCTGCAGTCATCCCGCCCCGCAGCGTTCATGGTGGGAGGGTCGGTTCACTGGCTCTCCAATTTCACCGTCGGGCTGGTCTTCAATTACATGGAG AAAGGACTCGGGCCTTATTCGTTCCTGATCTTCTGTGGCGTTTGCTTGGTCACTGTGATTTACATCTTCATCGTCGTCCCTGAAACCAAGAACAAAACCTTTGTGGAGATCAACCAAAGCATGGCCAAGAGGAACGGCATCGAGGTGGCCAACAAAGAGGAGCTCACGGATTTCACTGCCATCTCTGTGCCTTACAGCAAGAAGGTGGAAGTGGAGAGGAACAGCACGCTTTGA